GGTGGCGCAGCTTGCGCAAGGCCTTGGCTTCGATCTGACGGATGCGCTCGCGCGTCACCCCAAACTCCTGGCCGACCTCTTCGAGCGTGCGCTGGTGGCCGTCTTCGAGTCCGAAGCGGAGCACGAGCACCTTTCGTTCGCGCTCGGTAAGATTTTGCAGCACGTCCTGCATCTTTTCTTTGAGCAGCATGACCGACGCGGCTTCGGCCGGCGCGACGGCCTCCTGATCTTCGATGAAATCGCCGAGATGCGAATCTTCCTCTTCGCCGATCGGCGTTTCGAGCGAGATGGGCTCTTGGCTGATCTTGATGACTTCGCGGACCTTCTCCGGCGTCAGACCCATCTCGGCGGCGATCTCTTCGACTGACGGATCGCGGCCCAGCTCTTGCAGGAGCTGGCGCGAAATCTTGATGAGACGATTGATCGTCTCGACCATGTGTACCGGGATCCGGATCGTGCGGGCTTGGTCTGCAAGCGCTCGCGTGATCGCTTGGCGTATCCACCAGGTCGCGTAGGTTGAGAACTTGTAGCCCTTGCGATAGTCGAATTTTTCGACCGCCCGGATCAGACCGAGATTGCCTTCTTGAATCAGATCTAAGAAGAGCATGCCGCGGCCCACGTACTTCTTCGCGATCGAAACGACCAGTCGAAGATTCGCTTCGGTCAATTGACGTTTGGACTCATCGCCCTGCGTGACGATCAGCTGATTGGTCGTCCCGTTATTGAGCAGCTCTTTCTCACCCGCTTCGATGCTCATCGCCAGACGTTTTTCGTCTTCCATCGAGAGCAGCGGCACGCGTCCGATTTCCTTGAGGTACATCCGGACGGGATCGTCCAGCGCGAGCCCGGCCGGAATGACTTCCTCGGGGCGCTCGTCCTCGGTCTCCGGCTTCTCTTCTTCTTGTTCCTCGACGACGTCGATGCTCACGCCGTTAAGCTCGGCCATCAAGTCTTCAAATATTTCGGCTTCGTTTGCGTCTTCGTGCGTTTCGACATAACGGCCGACCTCGACGTTGATCTCGTCGATCGTTACGGATCCGCGCTTCTTGCCGCGCTCGACGAGGCGCTTTTTAATTTCTTCAATCGTGAGTACGGGTTGCTCCGCCGTTGCGGCGCCGCCGGCTGCTTTCTTACGTGCCATTGTTTTGTTCTCACCTCCCTTCGTTTTTTTGGTTGTTCTTTAACTTCGCTACCAGGGTATCGTATTCAGTTCGCAGGTCCGGCCCGATGACTTGCCCGCTCGTAATGAGTTCGTCAATTTGCCGGGACAGTTCCTGATAACGCCGGTCCGCATCCTCGAGTTGCAGCCGTTCGACTACTCGCTCCAGATGGGCCCGCCGCTGCGCCGGATCGGCATACCGCACCGTCGAGCTGCGGTCCCGCTGCCCGAGCGACGAGAGCTCCGACGCGCTCTGTATATCGTCGGCAAAAATCGCAAAAACATCGCCCGTGTCGGTGAGCCGGTCGCCGTGCTCCACGATGGTTTCGTAGATGCGCCGGTAAATCTCGTTTCGGAACCGAGCCGGCGGAATCCGATCCCCGAAGTCTCGCACGAGCGAGGGATCCTCGAGGAAGATCGCGAGCACTTCGCGCTCGAATGACGTCGGCTGGATAGTCGTCGCGACGTGGCGACTGCCTTGGGCGCCCGCCGACCCGAAACGCGGCGCAAAGCTTTGATTGTTCGCGAGGAAACGGCTATTCCGGAGGTCGTTCTCGTTAACCTTCAGCCGTTTTGCGATCCAAACGCGCCACCGATCCCATTCGGCGACGGGCGTCATCTCGCGGATAACTTGCTCGGCCTTGCGCGCGATTTGCGCGGGCGATTCGAACCCCGTGCGCAAGCGTTCGACCTGCGCGTCCAAGCGGAACTCGATCGACGGCTTCGCGCCATCGAGCAATGCTTTGAAGCCGGCGGATCCGTGCACCCGAACGTAGCTGTCCGGGTCTTCGCCATCGGGCAAGAGGACGATACGTACGCTCGACCCGCTGTGCTCCACGACGCGCGTAGCAACGTCGACCGCCTTCGTTGCGGCGTTTCCGCCGGCCGTATCGCCGTCGAAACACAGATAAATGTTTTCCGCGTACTTGCGCAGTTCGCGCGCCTGGTCTTCGGTAAACGAGGTGCCGAGCGCGGCGACCGTATTTTCAAATCCCGCCTGATGTAAGGCGATGCAGTCGAGATACCCTTCGACGACGATGAGCGTATGCTCGGCGGCCGCGGCGCGGCGCGCCACGTTTAGACCGAAAAGATGCCGGCCCTTCGTATAAACGGGCGTCGTCGACGTGTTGAGGTATTTCGGTTCGCCCTCGCCCAAGATGCGGCCGCCGAAGGCGATGGCTTCGCCCGTCGTCGCGTAGGTCGGCACGATCAATCGATCGCGATAGAAATCGTAGAAGCCGCGCTGGCCGGCTTTGACCAATCCAGCGCGCGCCGCCAGTTCCAGATCGACCTTGTTGCGCTGCAGCTCGTCGGTAAGTGCGTTCCAATCGTTGGGCGCGTAGCCGAGGTGGAAGCGCTCGATCGTCGCCGGCGTGAAACCGCGCTGCTCGCAATAGGCGCGCGCGCGCTCACCATCCGTACTCCGTAACACGCGCTCGAAGAATGCGGTTGCGATCTGGTTGGCTTCGTAGATGGCTTCGCGCTCGGAGCGCGCCCGCGACGTGCCGGGATCCTCCGGTTCGACTTCGACCCCGGCGCGCGCCGCGAGGATACGCACCGCTTCGGGGAACGGCACGTTCTCCAGTTTCGTAACGAACGTAAAGACGTCGCCGCCCACGCCGCATCCGAAACATTTGAAGAAGCCGCGATCGGGATGCACGTGGAACGAGGGCGTTTTTTCCCCATGAAACGGGCACAGACCGACGAGATCGTTCCCCCGCTTGCGCAGCGGAACGTACGCGCCGATGAAGCTCGCGATATCGATGCGAGCCAAAATCTCCCGTTTCGTTCCTTCGTCAATCCGCATAGAGTCTGAAGATGATTCGAGCCACCCGGCGAATGGGCCCTCGATGAAGCGGATTTTCGATCCGATCCACCATTTTATCGAACTCTCGAGCGCCGAGGCGCGCATGCTGGACACGCCGGTACTCCAGCGTTTGCGCCGCTTGCGCCAGCTTGGCTTGGCCTACCTGGCCTATCCGTCGGCCGAACACTCGCGCTTCAGTCACGCGCTGGGAGCGCTCGCTATGGGCACGCGCGTCTTCGACGAGGTCGCGCGGCGCGGGCGCGAATTCTTCCGCAGCGAGCCGGAGCTCGAGTATCAGCGGCGGCTCGTTCGCGCGGCGCTCATTCTGCACGACATCGGGCACGGCCCGTTCAGCCACGCCTGCGAGGCCGTGCTCGGGATCGCGCACGAAGCGCGCACGCGCTCGCTGCTGGAACTGCCCGAGATGCAGGCGCACCTGACCGATCTCGACGTGGACTCAAACGACGTCCTCGGGTTGATACTCGGTTCGGCCGAGAGCCGCTACCCGGTGTTGAGCGAGATCGTGAGCGGTCCGAACCTCGATGCGGATCGCATGGATTACTTACTGCGCGACGCGTACTTTACCGGCGTCGCGAACGGCCGGTACGACTCCGACCAGCTCGTCGGTTCGCTGCGCCTTTTCGAGGTCGACGGACGGCTCGTGATGGGGATCGATCATCGCGGCGTGGTGGCCCTCGAATCGTTCGTCCTGGCCCGCTACATGATGTTTGCCTCGGTCTACTTCCACCACACGACTCGAATGTTCGAGCGCATCCTGCAGCGCGTTTTACGCGAGCTGTGGCCCGACCCGCACGCCCTCGACCCGATCGATGAGTTCTTGCGCTGGGACGATTTCCGCGTGCTCAACGAATTGCGCGATTCGCCTTCCGAGAACGCCCGCGCGTTGCGCGAGCGCGTCCGCGTTTACGCCGTCGCCGCCGAGTTTAACGCCGAGGCGGATCTGCGCGCCTATGAGGCCTGCGAGACCGCATTGCGGGCGGCCTTCGGCGACGCCGTGTGGGGCGACGAGCAGTCCCAGGTGCTCCACCGCTTGCCGTTGCAAGCCGACGACGATCGCCGCACGGTTTGGGTGAGTTCGAGCAGCGGGGGAATCGTCGACGCCCGCGTCGCGTCAGACCTGATCGCGAAGCTTTCGGGCAAGGCCCACTGGCGCAAACTCTTCGTCGAACGCTCCCGGGCCGACGTCGCACAAGCGCGCCGGATCTGCCGCGACATCGTCGCCCGGTGCCAATAACCTGGCGCGCTGCGGCGCCCTGAAAGGATTGCGCCCGAGCGAGCGCAAGATTCGCAGATGAAGAGCATCGTGCGCGCTTGCGCTTTCGCTGCATTCGTTTTTGCATTCGCCGGGCTGCGCAGCCTCGCGTTCGACAGCGTCGGACTGAACTATTCGAGCGTAACCGTAAACGGCGTTCCGGCGCCGTACCACGTGCGAGCCGATCGTCTTTCCGTGGACTGGCGCAACCGGCCAAAACGGGCGACAAGCTTGCGATCGTCGCCACGTATACGGCGCGGCCCGTGCGCGGCATCTACTTCATCCGGCCGGACAAGTATTATCCGCATCTACAGCCCGAAATCTGGTCGCAGGGCGAAGCGGAAGACAATCGCCGCTGGTTTCCAACGTGGGACGAGCCGAATCAAAAGACGCCTGTCGAAACGATCGTAACGGTTCAAAAGGGCTGGACCGTCACTGCCAACGGTCATCTGAAATCGCATACGACGACCGGCGCTACGACGACCTGGGACTGGGACGCCGCCGCCGTTCCGGCGCTTTCGACGATCGAAACGACCGACTCGGAGCCCGGCGTCCGCAACGCCGCCTGGGATGCCGTCGCCGACATCAAAGACAACGCCAAACACGCAAAGCACAAGATGAAGTAACGCTCGTCGTTCGACAGGCTCCCGTCCTTCGACAAGCTCAGGATGACAAAAAAAGGGGAGAGCTACCACTTGTCATCCTGAGCCTGTCGAAGGACGGAGCCTGTCGAAGGACGGAGCCTGTCGAAGGATGGGGCGCGCTTGTGGTTAGTGGTTGGGGTGCGTGCGGTCGTATTCGATCGCTTGATCGAGTTGCGCTCGGGCTTGCTGGAGCAGCGAGATCGCAGCGACGCGGTGGCCGCCGTAATCGTGCTGGTCGTGGGAGAGGCGATCGATCACAACTTCGAGGCGACGGCGTTCGCGCAGCAGGTTTGCCGCGCTGCCTCGCTCGCCGCGTTGATACATCGTATGGGCGCCCGTATTCGGCGCCGACGGGATCGTCTGCGCCGCCGAGCTTGCAATCGATCCGATCGCTAACGCGCCGGCGAGTATGCCCGTGCCGAGAAGTGCCTTGATATTCATGCATTACTCCTTTGCAATAGTGAGAACTATTCACAAGAACGCTAGCAAAAAGAAATGGGGTTCCGCCACATTGACGCAACCCCGTATCTTTAACCTCGATCTAAGCCGCGTTTCAGCTTATCTTCATATTCGCGTTATTCGAGCGCGCCGATCGCGGCCTGCGCCGCCGCCAAACGGGCGATCGGGACGCGATACGGCGAGCACGATACGTACTCGAGCCCGAGGCCGTGACAGAACGCAACGCTCGAGGGCTCGCCGCCGTGTTCGCCGCAAATGCCGATCTTGAGATCGGCGCGCGCTCCCCTCCCGCGGCGCACCGCTTCTTCCATAAGCGCGCCGACGCCGCGACGATCCAGCACCTGAAACGGATCGTCCTTGAGGATCTTCAGGCGCAGATACTGTGGAATGAACGACGCCTCGGCGTCGTCGCGGCTATACCCATAGGTGGTTTGTGTTAAGTCGTTGGTGCCGAAGGAGAAGAACTCTGCGTGAGCGGCGATCTCGTCGGCAACCACGCACGCGCGCGGCAACTCGATCATCGTTCCGACGTGATACGCGAGGGTCGCGCCGCGCTCCGCCAATACCGCATCGGCGGTCGTGCGTGCGGCCTCGGCGGTAAAACGCATCTCTTCGGACGTGCCGACGCCGGGAATCATGATCTCCGGCCGTACGTCGAGGCCCCGCTCGAGCAGTTCGCAAGCGGCTTCGAAGACGGCGCGAACCTGCATGGCGTAAATCTCGGGATAGACGATGCCGAGACGGCAGACGCGTAAGCCAAGCATCGGGTTCTGCTCGTGCAATTGCTGCACGCGCTTGAGCACCGCCGCACGCTCCCGGTAGGATTCGGAGTCCTCGCCCTCGCGCACGCGCAGTTCGGTGGTCTCGACTAAAAGCGTCTCGAGTGACGGCAAGAATTCGTGCAGCGGCGGGTCGAGCAGCCGGATCGTCACCGGATACCCCTGCATCGCCTCGAGGATACCGAGAAAATCTTCGCGTTGGAACGGCAGCAGCTTCGCAAGGGCGGTCGCTCGCGCTTGCGGCGTGTCGGAGAGAATCATCGCCTGTACGACCGGCAAGCGGTCCTGCTGCATGAACATGTGCTCGGTACGGCAGAGCCCGATACCGGCGGCACCGAGTTCGCGGGCCTTGCGCGCGTCGGCGGGCGTGTCGGCATTGGCCCACACGTCGAGGCGGCGCTCGTCATCGGCCCACGATAAGTACGTTGCGAGCCAGTCGGGCAGTTTCGACGGTGGATCGATCAACGCGAGCTTGCCGGCGATCACGTTTCCGGTCGTTCCGTCGATCGTGAGCCAGTCGCCCTGCGCAAACGTCGACGCGCCGATCGCGACGGTCTTGCCGCGCCGGTCGATCGTTAAGGCATCGCAGCCGGCGACGCACGGTTTGCCCATCCCGCGCGCCACGACTGCGGCGTGCGACGTGGCGCCGCCCTTGGCGGTGAGGATACCGCGCGCCGCGATCATTCCGTGAACGTCGTCGGGGGTCGTCTCCACGCGAACGAGCAGAACGTCTTTGCCGCTCTCTCCCCATTCTTTGGCGGTATCCGCATCGAAGACGATTTGGCCCGCGGCCGCCCCCGGCGACGCGTTGAGCCCCGTACAGATAACGGTAAACGCTTGACTCGCATCGATGCGCGCGTGGAAGAGTTGGTCGAGCGACTGCGCGTTCACCCGTGCGAGCGCCTCCCGCCGATCGATCAAGCCTTCGGCGACCAGATCGATCGCAATCTTGACGGCAGCTTCCGCGCTTCGTTTCGCGTTGCGCGTCTGGAGCATGTAGAGCGTTCCCCGCTCGACGGTAAACTCCAAATCCTGAACGTCGCGATAGTGCCGTTCGAGTTTGCCCGCGATTTCCACGAATTGCTTGTAAACTTCGGGTTGGGTTCGCTGCAGGTCCGAGATTTTCTCAGGCGTGCGAATTCCCGCAACGACGTCTTCCCCTTGTGCGTTGCGCAGATACTCACCGAAAAGCGTCTTTTCGCCGGTATTCGGGTCGCGCGTGAACGCGACGCCGGTGCCCGAATCGTCACCCATGTTGCCGAAGACCATCGACACGATATTGACCGCCGTACCCCAATCGTCGGGGATCTTGTTGAACCGGCGGTAGTCGATCGCGCGTTTAGAGTTCCAGGAGTCGAAGACGGCGCGAATCGCGAGATCGAGCTGCTCGCGCACGTCCTGCGGAAACGAGCGTCCGGAACGTTCCGATACGACGGCCTTAAATTCATCGACGAGCCCGCGCCAACTCGCCGCGTCGATCTCCGGATCGCTCTCGACGCCGAGCTCGGCCTTACGCGCCTCGATCTTCTCCTCAAAGTGTTCCTTTGGAATGGCGAGCACGACCGTTGAAAACATCGTGATGAAACGGCGATATGCGTCCCAGGCGAAGCGCTCGTTGCCGGTAAGGCGAGCGAGACCCTCGACCGTGGAATCGTTGAGACCCAAATTGAGGATCGTGTCCATCATGCCGGGCATCGAACTGCGCGCGCCGCTGCGAACGGAGACCAGCAGCGGATCGTCAACGTTGCCGAACGTCTTGCCGGCGCGCCGCTCGAGTTCGCGCATGGCGCGTTCGATCTGCGCGTCCAGCCCGTCGGGATACGTTCCGCCGGATTCAAAGAAACGGAGGCACGCCTCCGTCGTAATCGTGAACCCATGCGGCACCGGAAGGCCCGCCGCGGTCATCTCGGCCAGCCCCGCGCCCTTTCCGCCGAGGAGATCGCGCATTTTCGCGCTGCCTTCCTCGAAGAAGTAGACGTACTTGATCGGGTTAGAGCCGCTCCCGGAGGTAGCGGTCGAGTTGATCGATTGCAACACGTTCCTGCCTCATCGAATCCCGCTCGCGAACCGTCACCTTCTGGTCCTCGAGCGAATCGTAATCAACGGTCATGCACAAAGGCGTGCCGATCTCGTCCTGGCGACGATAGAGCTGTCCGATATTTCCCTCGTCATACTGCGTTCGAAACGTCTTGCGCAAAGAAGTTTCGATTCCCCGGGCGCGTTCGACCAGTTCGGGCTTGTTGCGCGCGAGCGAAAAGATGGCGGCTTGAACGGGCGCGATCTTGGGATGAAAGCGGAGCACGACGCGCTCCGTCTCCTTGCCGTTGGGATCGACGCTCTTCTCTTTCTCGTAGGCGTCGACGAGCATCGTAAGCGTCGTCCGGTCCATCCCGGCCGAGCTTTCGATCAATAGCGGCGTGTAATGCGACTTGCTCGCCTCGTCGAAGAAGCGCAAGTCCTTCCCCGAAAGTTTCATGTGCGCGTCGAGATCGTAGGTTCCTCGGTGCGCGATCGACTCGAGTTCGCCCCAGCCCCACGGAAAGAGGTATTCGACGTCGATGCCGGCCCTCGCGTAGTGCGGGCGCTCGTCGGCACCCAACTCGTAGAAGCGCAGGCGGTCGGGCTTTATACCGTAGTCGGCGTACCACTGTTTGCGGCGTTCGACCCACTGCCCGAAGATCTCGAGGTCCTTGCCGTCGTCGGGGACGAAATATTCTAGCTCGGCTTGCTCGAATTCGCGCACGCGAAACGTGAAGTTACCCGGCGTAATCTCGTTGCGAAACGATTTTCCGATCTGAGCGATGCCGAACGGCGGCTTCTTACGCGCCGTCTGATAGACGTTTTTGAAGTTTACGAAGATGCCTTGCGCCGTCTCCGGGCGCAGATACGCCGCCGAAGCCGTATCCTCCATCGGCCCGACCTGCGTCTTCATCATCAAACTGAAATTGCGCGGTTCGGTAAACGAATTTTTGCTCCCGCAATCGGGGCACTGCTCGTGATTGGGCAGATGATCGTAACGGAAACGATGCTTGCAAATCTTGCAGTCGACGAGTTTATCGTGGAACTCGTCGATATGACCGGAGGCTTTCCAGGTGAGCGGATGCATGATGATCGACGAATCGAAGGCTACCACGTCGTCGCGCAGTTCGACGTTTTCGCGCCACCATGCGTCTTTCACGTTTCGCTTGAGCACGGCGCCGAGCGGGCCGTAATCGTAGAAGCCGCCGATGCCGCCGTAGATCTCGCTGGATTGAAATATGAACCCACGCCGCTTCGCAAGCGCCGTGATCTCTTCCATACTTACGCGTTGTTCGGGAATCGCCGTCATAGAAGGCCTCGTTTTCGGCCGGTTCGGCGGCGAGCCTGCTAGCGAGTTCCGCCGCGATAGAGCCGTCCGCGCCAACTGACTCCGCGGCCTCCGGCGTAGCGACGGGTGGAGTTGAGGACGATTGCGACGGTCGTCGCGAGTCCGAGCGGAAGCCACAGACCCGAGCCGGCGCGAAAGCCCGAGCGGCGCATACCGATTTCGGCCGCGCCGGTCGTCAAGGCGATCGCTGCGATCATCAGCGCCGCCTGCCGGCGGCGTCCGCGCGCGAGAGCCCGAACGGCGAGCAGTTCGGGGAGCGGCGATACGCATGCCAATCCGGCCAACCCACCGACCAACGCGATGCGATTGCCGCGCGCGCCCAAATACATGTTCTTCGTAAATCCGTTCCAGATCTCGCGGGCGCTCCGGTACATGCGCGTGCGCACGAGATCGTTCGCTCCGGCGAGCATGATCCGAAAACGGCCGTCGCGCTTCATCAACCGCGCGAGTTCGTAATCCTCGGCGATCTCGCCGGCGACGGCGCGGTGGCCACCGATCGCGGCGTGAGCGGCGGCACGCATTAGAATGAATTGACCGTTGAAGAGTGCGACGTCGATTTTGCGCGGGTCGTTCATCGCGTCGAACGGTCCGATCGCAAAGGCAATAGTCCAAAGAATGCTCGGCAGCAGCGCGCGTTCGGCCAGCGTGCCAAGCTCTTGAGTAGTGAGCAGACTCAAGGCGTCGAGCTGGCGCTCGAGCGCGTATCGTACCGACGAAGCCGCGGCCAGCGGTTCGTGAAACGTGTCGGCATCGGTGAACAGCAGCCACTCGCCGCGGGCGATCGACGCGCCTTGATGAAGCGCCCACGGCTTGCCGACCCATCCGTCCGGCAGCGGTTCCCCGCGGGTAACGCGCAAGCGCCGGTCATGTTCGGCGAGCCGCGCGAGTATCTC
The sequence above is a segment of the Candidatus Baltobacteraceae bacterium genome. Coding sequences within it:
- a CDS encoding HD domain-containing protein is translated as MKRIFDPIHHFIELSSAEARMLDTPVLQRLRRLRQLGLAYLAYPSAEHSRFSHALGALAMGTRVFDEVARRGREFFRSEPELEYQRRLVRAALILHDIGHGPFSHACEAVLGIAHEARTRSLLELPEMQAHLTDLDVDSNDVLGLILGSAESRYPVLSEIVSGPNLDADRMDYLLRDAYFTGVANGRYDSDQLVGSLRLFEVDGRLVMGIDHRGVVALESFVLARYMMFASVYFHHTTRMFERILQRVLRELWPDPHALDPIDEFLRWDDFRVLNELRDSPSENARALRERVRVYAVAAEFNAEADLRAYEACETALRAAFGDAVWGDEQSQVLHRLPLQADDDRRTVWVSSSSGGIVDARVASDLIAKLSGKAHWRKLFVERSRADVAQARRICRDIVARCQ
- a CDS encoding glycosyltransferase family A protein → MNTAVKAFEGAAVLAALLFAGRSLRLASGANDRIAALEPVEDLPLLSIVVPARDEARSIERCVQSLLAQRYPRFEVIVVDDESSDATPEILARLAEHDRRLRVTRGEPLPDGWVGKPWALHQGASIARGEWLLFTDADTFHEPLAAASSVRYALERQLDALSLLTTQELGTLAERALLPSILWTIAFAIGPFDAMNDPRKIDVALFNGQFILMRAAAHAAIGGHRAVAGEIAEDYELARLMKRDGRFRIMLAGANDLVRTRMYRSAREIWNGFTKNMYLGARGNRIALVGGLAGLACVSPLPELLAVRALARGRRRQAALMIAAIALTTGAAEIGMRRSGFRAGSGLWLPLGLATTVAIVLNSTRRYAGGRGVSWRGRLYRGGTR
- a CDS encoding glycine--tRNA ligase, giving the protein MTAIPEQRVSMEEITALAKRRGFIFQSSEIYGGIGGFYDYGPLGAVLKRNVKDAWWRENVELRDDVVAFDSSIIMHPLTWKASGHIDEFHDKLVDCKICKHRFRYDHLPNHEQCPDCGSKNSFTEPRNFSLMMKTQVGPMEDTASAAYLRPETAQGIFVNFKNVYQTARKKPPFGIAQIGKSFRNEITPGNFTFRVREFEQAELEYFVPDDGKDLEIFGQWVERRKQWYADYGIKPDRLRFYELGADERPHYARAGIDVEYLFPWGWGELESIAHRGTYDLDAHMKLSGKDLRFFDEASKSHYTPLLIESSAGMDRTTLTMLVDAYEKEKSVDPNGKETERVVLRFHPKIAPVQAAIFSLARNKPELVERARGIETSLRKTFRTQYDEGNIGQLYRRQDEIGTPLCMTVDYDSLEDQKVTVRERDSMRQERVAIDQLDRYLRERL
- the ppdK gene encoding pyruvate, phosphate dikinase, with translation MLQSINSTATSGSGSNPIKYVYFFEEGSAKMRDLLGGKGAGLAEMTAAGLPVPHGFTITTEACLRFFESGGTYPDGLDAQIERAMRELERRAGKTFGNVDDPLLVSVRSGARSSMPGMMDTILNLGLNDSTVEGLARLTGNERFAWDAYRRFITMFSTVVLAIPKEHFEEKIEARKAELGVESDPEIDAASWRGLVDEFKAVVSERSGRSFPQDVREQLDLAIRAVFDSWNSKRAIDYRRFNKIPDDWGTAVNIVSMVFGNMGDDSGTGVAFTRDPNTGEKTLFGEYLRNAQGEDVVAGIRTPEKISDLQRTQPEVYKQFVEIAGKLERHYRDVQDLEFTVERGTLYMLQTRNAKRSAEAAVKIAIDLVAEGLIDRREALARVNAQSLDQLFHARIDASQAFTVICTGLNASPGAAAGQIVFDADTAKEWGESGKDVLLVRVETTPDDVHGMIAARGILTAKGGATSHAAVVARGMGKPCVAGCDALTIDRRGKTVAIGASTFAQGDWLTIDGTTGNVIAGKLALIDPPSKLPDWLATYLSWADDERRLDVWANADTPADARKARELGAAGIGLCRTEHMFMQQDRLPVVQAMILSDTPQARATALAKLLPFQREDFLGILEAMQGYPVTIRLLDPPLHEFLPSLETLLVETTELRVREGEDSESYRERAAVLKRVQQLHEQNPMLGLRVCRLGIVYPEIYAMQVRAVFEAACELLERGLDVRPEIMIPGVGTSEEMRFTAEAARTTADAVLAERGATLAYHVGTMIELPRACVVADEIAAHAEFFSFGTNDLTQTTYGYSRDDAEASFIPQYLRLKILKDDPFQVLDRRGVGALMEEAVRRGRGARADLKIGICGEHGGEPSSVAFCHGLGLEYVSCSPYRVPIARLAAAQAAIGALE
- the dnaG gene encoding DNA primase translates to MRIDEGTKREILARIDIASFIGAYVPLRKRGNDLVGLCPFHGEKTPSFHVHPDRGFFKCFGCGVGGDVFTFVTKLENVPFPEAVRILAARAGVEVEPEDPGTSRARSEREAIYEANQIATAFFERVLRSTDGERARAYCEQRGFTPATIERFHLGYAPNDWNALTDELQRNKVDLELAARAGLVKAGQRGFYDFYRDRLIVPTYATTGEAIAFGGRILGEGEPKYLNTSTTPVYTKGRHLFGLNVARRAAAAEHTLIVVEGYLDCIALHQAGFENTVAALGTSFTEDQARELRKYAENIYLCFDGDTAGGNAATKAVDVATRVVEHSGSSVRIVLLPDGEDPDSYVRVHGSAGFKALLDGAKPSIEFRLDAQVERLRTGFESPAQIARKAEQVIREMTPVAEWDRWRVWIAKRLKVNENDLRNSRFLANNQSFAPRFGSAGAQGSRHVATTIQPTSFEREVLAIFLEDPSLVRDFGDRIPPARFRNEIYRRIYETIVEHGDRLTDTGDVFAIFADDIQSASELSSLGQRDRSSTVRYADPAQRRAHLERVVERLQLEDADRRYQELSRQIDELITSGQVIGPDLRTEYDTLVAKLKNNQKNEGR
- the rpoD gene encoding RNA polymerase sigma factor RpoD; translated protein: MARKKAAGGAATAEQPVLTIEEIKKRLVERGKKRGSVTIDEINVEVGRYVETHEDANEAEIFEDLMAELNGVSIDVVEEQEEEKPETEDERPEEVIPAGLALDDPVRMYLKEIGRVPLLSMEDEKRLAMSIEAGEKELLNNGTTNQLIVTQGDESKRQLTEANLRLVVSIAKKYVGRGMLFLDLIQEGNLGLIRAVEKFDYRKGYKFSTYATWWIRQAITRALADQARTIRIPVHMVETINRLIKISRQLLQELGRDPSVEEIAAEMGLTPEKVREVIKISQEPISLETPIGEEEDSHLGDFIEDQEAVAPAEAASVMLLKEKMQDVLQNLTERERKVLVLRFGLEDGHQRTLEEVGQEFGVTRERIRQIEAKALRKLRHPSRGKALKDYWSNE